The following are from one region of the Sorghum bicolor cultivar BTx623 chromosome 2, Sorghum_bicolor_NCBIv3, whole genome shotgun sequence genome:
- the LOC8081025 gene encoding uncharacterized protein LOC8081025, whose product MMFLASLAIRSQPRHTAPLPYIPILSALICYDTQLLSLHPYPDPAIASHRIRIMGLCLSVALWKEKLYGGSRSVRGRVVVHKVAGVEGGDCEYGILGGDADGVLGVEQKPPAAAAVAAVAPAAAAMGMRSGGGVEGAAAAVSGGTPVRPIWQRRVLMGVKCQLPRFSGMILYDESGRPVCSGIRDRARDQEKHAAAISVLRDLL is encoded by the exons ATGATGTTCTTGGCGTCGCTCGCCATAAGAAGCCAACCGCGCCACACTGCCCCTCTACCCTACATCCCTATACTGTCTGCTCTGATCTGCTACGACACACAGCTGCTGTCCCTGCACCCGTACCCCGATCCAGCGATCGCATCGCATCGCATTCGCATCATGGGCCTCTGCCTGTCCGTGGCACTCTGGAAGGAGAAGCTCTACGGCGGCAGCCGGTCAGTGCGGGGCCGCGTCGTCGTCCATAAGGTTGCCGGCGTGGAGGGTGGTGACTGCGAGTACGGCATCTTGGGAGGCGACGCCGATGGCGTGCTGGGAGTAGAGCAgaagccgccggcggcggcggcggtggcggcggtggctCCGGCAGCGGCGGCCATGGGCATGAGAAGTGGCGGTGGAGTGGAGGGAGCTGCCGCTGCCGTGTCCGGCGGCACTCCGGTGCGGCCGATATGGCAGAGGAGGGTGCTGATGGGCGTCAAGTGCCAGCTGCCGCGGTTCAGCGGGATGATACTCTACGACGAGAGCGGCCGGCCGGTGTGCAGTGGCATCAGGGACAGAGCGCGTGACCAG GAGAAGCATGCTGCGGCGATCTCAGTGCTAAGGGACCTGCTCTAG
- the LOC8081023 gene encoding PHD finger protein PERSISTENT TAPETAL CELL 1: protein MAAANKTMVISLGSSRRRKRGEMLFRFESFCQPGYPAPLAGGGAFRDNVRALLGLAHLEAGGAHGDTKCWSFQLELHRHPPTVVRLFVVEEVVDASPQRQCLLCRHVGWGRHLICTKRFHFVLPKRELSVEADGLHYGINHGPEKPSKGTATSRGHLLHGVVHLNGFGHLVALHGFEGGSEFVAGHQIMDLWDRICSSLNVRKVSLVDTARKGHMELRLLHGVAYGDTWFGRWGYRFGRPSYGVALPSYQQSLHALQSVPLCVLVPHLSCFSQDLPVVVTKYQAISGHKLLNLGDLLRFMLELRTRLPATSVTAMDYRGIMSEASCRWSAKRVDMAARAVVDALRRTEPPARWVTRQEVRDAARAYIGDTGLLDFVLKSLGNHIVGNYVVRRAMNPVTKVLEYCLEDVSSVLPAVGGGGGKMRVRFQLTRAQLMRDLTHLYRHVLREPSQALTTGAFGAIPVAARMVLDTKHFVKDYHEGFAPINSVGAGHVHMNLCCTLLVRNGSPELVAPPYETVTLPAHATVGELKWEVQRLFREMYLGLRTFTAESVAGVGVSKDACPVLGLIDVGSAVVIEGTVVEQQQLADEGVQPGNEAAAVSEGGGDSERIVDCACGADDEDGERMACCDICEAWQHTRCAGIKDTDDAPHVFVCNRCDNDVLSFPPLSC, encoded by the exons ATGGCCGCCGCCAATAAGACGATGGTGATCAGCCTGGGGAGCTCGCGGCGGCGGAAGCGCGGCGAGATGCTGTTCCGGTTCGAGTCCTTCTGCCAGCCCGGGTACCCGGCGCCGCTCGCCGGCGGGGGCGCCTTCAGGGACAACGTCAGGGCGCTGCTCGGCCTCGCGCACCTGGAGGCCGGCGGCGCGCATGGCGACACCAAGTGCTGGTCGTTCCAGCTCGAGCTGCACCGCCACCCGCCCACCGTCGTCAGGCTCTTCGTCGTCGAGGAAGTGGTCGACGCGTCGCCGCAGCGCCAGTGCCTCCTCTGCCGTCACGTCG GTTGGGGTCGGCATCTGATCTGCACCAAGAGGTTTCACTTCGTGCTGCCCAAGAGGGAACTGTCAGTGGAGGCTGACGGCCTGCACTACGGGATCAACCACGGCCCGGAGAAACCGTCCAAAGGCACGGCGACCTCCAGGGGCCACCTGCTGCACGGCGTGGTGCACCTCAACGGCTTCGGCCACCTCGTTGCCCTGCACGGCTTCGAGGGCGGCTCCGAATTCGTCGCCGGCCACCAGATCATGGACCTCTGGGATCGCATCTGCTCCTCCCTAAACGTCAG GAAGGTGAGCCTCGTCGACACGGCGAGGAAGGGGCACATGGAGCTGCGGCTGCTCCACGGCGTCGCGTACGGCGACACGTGGTTCGGGCGGTGGGGCTACCGGTTCGGCCGGCCCAGCTACGGCGTCGCGCTGCCGTCGTACCAGCAGTCGCTGCACGCGCTCCAGTCGGTGCCGCTCTGCGTGCTGGTGCCGCACCTGTCGTGCTTCAGCCAGGACCTCCCCGTGGTGGTGACCAAGTACCAGGCCATCAGCGGCCACAAGCTGCTGAACCTCGGCGACCTCCTGCGCTTCATGCTCGAGCTGCGGACGCGCCTCCCGGCGACCTCCGTCACCGCCATGGACTACCGCGGCATCATGTCGGAGGCCTCGTGCCGGTGGTCGGCCAAGCGCGTGGACATGGCGGCCCGCGCGGTGGTGGACGCGCTCCGCCGCACCGAGCCGCCCGCGCGGTGGGTCACGCGGCAGGAGGTGCGCGACGCCGCGCGCGCCTACATCGGCGACACGGGCCTCCTCGACTTCGTGCTCAAGTCCCTCGGCAACCACATCGTCGGCAACTACGTCGTGCGCCGCGCCATGAACCCGGTCACCAAGGTGCTCGAGTACTGCCTGGAGGACGTCTCCAGCGTGCTCCCGgcggtgggcggcggcggcggcaagatGAGGGTGCGGTTCCAGCTCACGCGGGCGCAGCTCATGAGGGACCTGACGCACCTGTACCGCCACGTGCTCAGGGAGCCGAGCCAGGCGCTCACCACCGGCGCCTTCGGCGCGATCCCCGTGGCAGCGCGGATGGTCTTGGACACCAAACACTTCGTCAAAGATTACCACGAAGGTTTCGCTCCGATCAACAGTGTCGGAGCTGGGCACGTCCACATGAACCTGTGTTGCACGCTGCTTGTGAGGAACGGGAGCCCGGAGCTGGTGGCGCCGCCGTACGAGACGGTGACCCTGCCGGCGCATGCAACGGTGGGCGAGCTCAAGTGGGAGGTGCAGAGGCTGTTCAGGGAGATGTACCTCGGCCTGAGGACCTTCACGGCCGAGTCCGTCGCCGGGGTCGGCGTCAGCAAGGACGCTTGCCCGGTGCTCGGGCTCATCGACGTGGGAAGCGCCGTGGTGATCGAAGGGACAGTCgtcgagcagcagcagctggcggATGAAGGCGTCCAGCCGGGGAACGAGGCGGCGGCTGTGAGCGAGGGAGGCGGCGACAGCGAGAGGATCGTGGACTGCGCGTGCGGAGCGGACGACGAGGACGGGGAGCGCATGGCGTGCTGCGACATCTGCGAGGCGTGGCAGCACACCCGGTGCGCGGGGATCAAGGACACCGACGACGCCCCGCACGTCTTCGTCTGCAACCGCTGCGACAACGACGTTCTGTCGTTCCCTCCCTTGAGCTGTTAG